The Castanea sativa cultivar Marrone di Chiusa Pesio chromosome 4, ASM4071231v1 sequence ATGAGGAAGATGCAATATCCCTCCACCCACCCCTctctcaaacaaacaaaagatgaGAAGAGATGCTCATTCCATCAATTCCTCATCtacatttcattaacaaaattttcttaaatggTGGGCCTTCCTGGTAGGGAATGGAGATTTGTTAGATACACAAGAAGCTATTTCATAGTAGCCAATATAGCTCATTCCATTTTCTCCTTGTCCGGCATTTCATTTACGCATTTTTGTTAAATGGTACGCCATCCTCATAGATAATGGGCCTTTGTACCAGATGTTAGATGCTTAGCTAACTAGTTCATAGCAGTAGGAGAAGCATGCAGATGGATAAGATTATGTACATAGCATAGACAATCCCATTACCACCTCATCTACACTCCATGCATAAAACATTGTTCGAAGGTGGGCCATTCGCtgtcaaaaatatttatttgtttctttcttacctaaatatatgaaaatttgtgaaaatggtaaataatttatttgtggCTTGATACAACACTAAcatccaataaataaatatcccTTGACCCTAGATCTTACACCTCAATGCATATAATTGAGACAGTAAGGAAAGGAAACTCACTATATTGCATTTTGGTTTATAGGTAAAGAAACTCACTATGTTGCCATATGCCATTTTGAGATTCGTGTCCAGAACTCGATGAACtggcaccaccaccaccaagatAGGAGAAAGGATTCATGTAAGATAAAATCCTCCTCACATATGCAAAATATCCCCCATTAGTTCCATTTGAAGAATCAGCActagtaaaatttgtttggtaagagGACGAAGATGCTTCTCCATGATAACCTGTAGCTCTATGATGTGGAACCACTATCAGGGCTTGTCTATTAAGTAGGCCCAACTCTGACAATGATTTGCTCAAATCTGCAACAAATGAAAGTAATCAAAATATCAATCATTTATTCATGATGTTGTATGTATCAACATATTAAACTAAGAAGAACACAACGGAAACATCTTTCTTGACACTGCCATAAACAATAATAACATTATCATTGAATGAGTAAACAACATCATTAACCAAGAAAGCACTTGAGGAAAATCAAAACACAGTGGGATCACTAAAGATCATTGTCTGATACCAAGCCTTCACTCTAGCCATGATTGAGGTAGCCTCCTCCATGGTAATGGGATTTCTATTCTTCTTAAGCTTTTCTTTCTAGTCTTCATGCATCACACCTCAGCCAATTCTCAAGTGACTGGGTGTCTGTCAATAATTTACTTTTCTACTTAAAAATTGCGTAAACctcatttttcctaaaattttagtgatttatttttttgtgttttttttttctcccctttttattttatttttttgtgtatggTAAGGAGGATGCCAAAGAAATGGAAGAATGGGAGGGAGACCAAAAGATTAGGTTCATTGGAATTATGAAATATCCCAAGAACTctaaaaccaaataaaagaacaaataaaatctACCCGCGGCCCATCTGAAAACTTGTCATAGTAATCTATTAAACTAAAAATCAGAAATGAATTAAAACAATGTCCACTTCAGATTCATTGaggaattttaaaaataataaaaattaaataaaagagggaaaagaaaataacttcTTAGTACAGCTTGCAAAGAATCAGGAGTATAACAAAGTTTATTAGTGAATAAACCCAActaaataaatgaaagaaaaaagaattaaaattaaagagTTGGTGTCCCTAAGCTTTGATTTTCTAGGCAATCACTTAGCTGCTTCTACCAACAAGCTTGATAGGAGCAGCACTGGCTAGGGCAAGGCTAACTTGATAACCTTGGGCTTCATCTTCTCTGTTTCCTTCTTATTCTTTCGCCATTTCTTCTATCTTAAATTCTTGGTTGTTAAACTTTGGACGAGGAAGGAAAGATTTAGACCTTTGCTGCAGGGTGTAGAAGGGGGGTGGGGAGGAGGGGAATTTAATTTTCACATTCCTGTGACAATACCAGACCTGGGCTCTCCTTTAATAGGTGTTAAGATTAAATGatcaaattcatcatttcctaatagcttaagcttttgggacaatcgatAATTTATTGTGGCATTAACGTAGGAGGTCCTCGGTTCAAACTGTCTCCATcttacctcccatttaaaaaataatctcaCATGTTGGGCCACACTTAATAAGGGCAATTTAGGCCCACACCTGAAGGGAGAGTGTTAAGattaaataatcaaattcaaCATTTCCTAATGACTTAAGCGTTTgagacaatcggtaatttatcaATAGGAACAAAGCAAAAAGAAATAGAAGGCCACATTGACCATGATGTGCAAGTTCAAGGCCTAAATTGACCCAACTAAAAAAGCCGGGACCAAATTGATGTGAACTTTATAGTTAGTTGTAGTAACTAATTTTTGCCTCCCTCCCACTTTTTTACCCAAGAATGATTAGACACTCATACCTTGACCACTAAAAACTTTGCGGGGATAAGGAATTGCGAGATCATAGGTGCCAAGCCCACTTTGTTGGTTTTCATCAACATACTCTTTCACCATTTTCAGAGTGCTGGCAACAGAAAACTTCTCTTGCAGGTTAACACCACTGGGCAATCGGATATTTAAATGGACATCACTTGGTTTATCATCTCTTACAAAGTCATCCAATGCATAAGCCTGCTTATCATTTACAGCTTCAGCCTTTTCATCTTGTTCAACTTCTTTTATTTCAGTATCAACCAATTTTGCACTTCCTCCAGGAAACCCTGAACCATTATCATTGATGTTTTCTGGGGCAGGAGAACCGACTTCAGCACTGGAAGAGTTATCATAAGCTCTAAAATTTTCTACATTGGCCAGTACAGGACCAGGAGAACCTTTAGCAACTTCAGTGGACGAGGACTGTCCATCCAAAATACTGTTTGACTTGCTGGCATCATATGATCTTGAAGATTTCTTGTCATCCAATTCAGTATTTTTCTCCTGTCCATGTAAATGAATGTAAGGACTAACATGTAATGCAATTGCagttaataaatataaaagaacaAAGAGGCAACAACTTCCGGTTATAGTTACCTCAACTATGCATTCAtggtctttcttttcttctattaCCTCAGAGATAACCACTGGTTTAGCCTCTTCAGACTGCACATGCCCATCTGTTAGAGGTGATGGAACAACTGTACTTGAAGAACTTTGTTCAACAGATGAGGCAATATTAGAAACAGAAGTAGATGCTCCAGAGTTCTTTGAAGCAAGTGTTGCAGTCAGGAAAGTTACGGTAGTTTCCTGCAATTCACCATCACATATGACCTTGTCATGATAAAAACACTACAGAGGTTCATAAGCCTGGTAACTCTCAGGTGCCCATTAATGGCATCAGGCCTTTCACTGTGATTAGCTGATAATTGTTACAGTATTATTATCAgcaataagaagaaaaagaatggatttGGTTTCATGTGTGAAAAGTAGAGATTATATTCTGAGTTATCAGCCATAACCATGACTTCAAAAGTATAAATGTAAGTAAGTTGGTCTTGGAAGGGGtataaaatcattttataaagGGAAGTattcagtgagggaaagtttgCATGACATGGCACATCAGTATAGTGTTGTTGAAAGCATGAGATGCACTTAAGCAAAAAGACCTCCTAAAGCCTACACACAAAGTGCAAATCATAAGGGCTTACTTGATTGAAGTAAAGAGCAcatttccaaaaaaacaaaagaaaacaaaacaaaattgaaaacaactaTTAATTGGAAATTATGACAACCAAGTGGCCAACAAATCATAtagaattaaaatataatatttaatataaatctCTTCTACTTTATAAAATATACACAACCATGATATTTGATTGcaatgatcaaaatgaaaatacatgattgaatcaaaattcaaaatataccCAAAAGGCACAGATAAAAAAGCAATATAATGGTAGGGAGTGACTCTTTTTCCTTACAAATGTTTTTAATGGGgaaaaacttagatacagttcCTTATAAACTGTTCCTTAGGTTCTCTTCTTAAAAATCTGCCACTTGTCTAAGTGAATAACTAAACAAACACCATTAAAGTACCATAACTTtctgttgtattttttttttccctggtcTGTGAGAAAAGTCATTGGCTTCAGATCTGATTTCTCACACACAATCACTAGGATCTAACCTGGAGAGAACGATGACGCGAAGGAGATTATAGAGGTGGTTGCAGCATTTAGaggattgggtttgggtggaGTTGTAGCAGAGTAGGTTTTGATGGGGGAGGGTagtttcccccccccccccccccttttttttttctctaatttgtgTTTATTGGGAATGAATGTGACAGAGCTATTACTGTTCTAACggctatttcttcttcttcttcttcttttctttttcactatttaaaaagCAATCTGTCTAGCATACAAAGTATGAACAGATCAACTAAtcttttaatgaaaataatggGATTAATGGAGAAGATCATTCTAGGCTTCTCCTTCTGAAGCCAGATTTTGTTTTCTAATATTGTTTGGGAGAAGTTTGAGAGATCTATGGTCAGGTTTTCTTACGGGCgcaagaggggaaaaaaaaatagagaacgGCGTTAAACCCCCATTTGTTTAGTTATTCATTTAGACAAGTGGTAGAATTTCAAGAGGGGAACCTAAGTAACAATAAATGAAttatatctaagttttgcccttttTAACGTCTTCTTCTAGAATTTTTAATAAAGGCATTGATGGTAAAAGAGTAAAGTGCACCCAAGCACAAGCATGAGCCTAATTGTTGAAGTTAGCtgtatattttaaataaaatgtaataaatttgaagaaaattaccTAACAGACCTTCCTATATCTAAGtcctctttgattttgaaagagTCATTTGATCAAAGGATGTCTCATGTGACAAGCACcctttatattataatattttatattataatttttttaaaaatttatttggatcACATGAAAATCAAGTGATCAACTAATTAGGGAAGGTAATATTTGATACAACTCTGAAACATGACAAGCTTTTTTGAGGCTTAATGTTTATTGTAAATATGTTTGTCAACAGACTTTGACATAATTAATAAATTGGTCAATTCTAGGCGTTAACTACAATCAACTTGAAATGACCAAGTTCATTTAAGGGAGTTATGATGGTTGCATCATGCCAACTCACTTAGTAATTGGGTCGTGTTAGAAATGAGGGGTTTTGACACAACCATTGAATGGGTTGGGGTACTGGTTGACCTATATA is a genomic window containing:
- the LOC142631647 gene encoding plant UBX domain-containing protein 11 isoform X5, producing MNKRFQSVKVCIFSRRMGMSLSSLTFKGSINEAILEAKKQKKLFVVYISGEDVESSRLEESTWTDSNVAESLAKYCIFLHFPGGSTDAAHFSALYPQKSIPCITAIGYNGVQVWQNEGFVDSEDLASSLEKAWLSLHVQETTVTFLTATLASKNSGASTSVSNIASSVEQSSSSTVVPSPLTDGHVQSEEAKPVVISEVIEEKKDHECIVEEKNTELDDKKSSRSYDASKSNSILDGQSSSTEVAKGSPGPVLANVENFRAYDNSSSAEVGSPAPENINDNGSGFPGGSAKLVDTEIKEVEQDEKAEAVNDKQAYALDDFVRDDKPSDVHLNIRLPSGVNLQEKFSVASTLKMVKEYVDENQQSGLGTYDLAIPYPRKVFSGQDLSKSLSELGLLNRQALIVVPHHRATGYHGEASSSSYQTNFTSADSSNGTNGGYFAYVRRILSYMNPFSYLGGGGASSSSSGHESQNGIWQHSEFLYL
- the LOC142631647 gene encoding plant UBX domain-containing protein 11 isoform X4, with translation MGMSLSSLTFKGSINEAILEAKKQKKLFVVYISGEDVESSRLEESTWTDSNVAESLAKYCIFLHFPGGSTDAAHFSALYPQKSIPCITAIGYNGVQVWQNEGFVDSEDLASSLEKAWLSLHVQETTVTFLTATLASKNSGASTSVSNIASSVEQSSSSTVVPSPLTDGHVQSEEAKPVVISEEKNTELDDKKSSRSYDASKSNSILDGQSSSTEVAKGSPGPVLANVENFRAYDNSSSAEVGSPAPENINDNGSGFPGGSAKLVDTEIKEVEQDEKAEAVNDKQAYALDDFVRDDKPSDVHLNIRLPSGVNLQEKFSVASTLKMVKEYVDENQQSGLGTYDLAIPYPRKVFSGQDLSKSLSELGLLNRQALIVVPHHRATGYHGEASSSSYQTNFTSADSSNGTNGGYFAYVRRILSYMNPFSYLGGGGASSSSSGHESQNGIWQHSPNPTHRNNLAGTVRSYSQYSANQSNSAAGRDDDGKKRQPTTSHFGSNIHTLKHDEDDGRFSDRNAFWNGNSTQYGGDNDGK
- the LOC142631647 gene encoding plant UBX domain-containing protein 11 isoform X3 codes for the protein MNKRFQSVKVCIFSRRMGMSLSSLTFKGSINEAILEAKKQKKLFVVYISGEDVESSRLEESTWTDSNVAESLAKYCIFLHFPGGSTDAAHFSALYPQKSIPCITAIGYNGVQVWQNEGFVDSEDLASSLEKAWLSLHVQETTVTFLTATLASKNSGASTSVSNIASSVEQSSSSTVVPSPLTDGHVQSEEAKPVVISEEKNTELDDKKSSRSYDASKSNSILDGQSSSTEVAKGSPGPVLANVENFRAYDNSSSAEVGSPAPENINDNGSGFPGGSAKLVDTEIKEVEQDEKAEAVNDKQAYALDDFVRDDKPSDVHLNIRLPSGVNLQEKFSVASTLKMVKEYVDENQQSGLGTYDLAIPYPRKVFSGQDLSKSLSELGLLNRQALIVVPHHRATGYHGEASSSSYQTNFTSADSSNGTNGGYFAYVRRILSYMNPFSYLGGGGASSSSSGHESQNGIWQHSPNPTHRNNLAGTVRSYSQYSANQSNSAAGRDDDGKKRQPTTSHFGSNIHTLKHDEDDGRFSDRNAFWNGNSTQYGGDNDGK
- the LOC142631647 gene encoding plant UBX domain-containing protein 11 isoform X1; the encoded protein is MNKRFQSVKVCIFSRRMGMSLSSLTFKGSINEAILEAKKQKKLFVVYISGEDVESSRLEESTWTDSNVAESLAKYCIFLHFPGGSTDAAHFSALYPQKSIPCITAIGYNGVQVWQNEGFVDSEDLASSLEKAWLSLHVQETTVTFLTATLASKNSGASTSVSNIASSVEQSSSSTVVPSPLTDGHVQSEEAKPVVISEVIEEKKDHECIVEEKNTELDDKKSSRSYDASKSNSILDGQSSSTEVAKGSPGPVLANVENFRAYDNSSSAEVGSPAPENINDNGSGFPGGSAKLVDTEIKEVEQDEKAEAVNDKQAYALDDFVRDDKPSDVHLNIRLPSGVNLQEKFSVASTLKMVKEYVDENQQSGLGTYDLAIPYPRKVFSGQDLSKSLSELGLLNRQALIVVPHHRATGYHGEASSSSYQTNFTSADSSNGTNGGYFAYVRRILSYMNPFSYLGGGGASSSSSGHESQNGIWQHSPNPTHRNNLAGTVRSYSQYSANQSNSAAGRDDDGKKRQPTTSHFGSNIHTLKHDEDDGRFSDRNAFWNGNSTQYGGDNDGK
- the LOC142631647 gene encoding plant UBX domain-containing protein 11 isoform X6, which translates into the protein MGMSLSSLTFKGSINEAILEAKKQKKLFVVYISGEDVESSRLEESTWTDSNVAESLAKYCIFLHFPGGSTDAAHFSALYPQKSIPCITAIGYNGVQVWQNEGFVDSEDLASSLEKAWLSLHVQETTVTFLTATLASKNSGASTSVSNIASSVEQSSSSTVVPSPLTDGHVQSEEAKPVVISEVIEEKKDHECIVEEKNTELDDKKSSRSYDASKSNSILDGQSSSTEVAKGSPGPVLANVENFRAYDNSSSAEVGSPAPENINDNGSGFPGGSAKLVDTEIKEVEQDEKAEAVNDKQAYALDDFVRDDKPSDVHLNIRLPSGVNLQEKFSVASTLKMVKEYVDENQQSGLGTYDLAIPYPRKVFSGQDLSKSLSELGLLNRQALIVVPHHRATGYHGEASSSSYQTNFTSADSSNGTNGGYFAYVRRILSYMNPFSYLGGGGASSSSSGHESQNGIWQHSPNPTHRNNLAGTVRSYSQYSANQSNSAAGRDDDGKKRQPTTSHFGSNIHTLKHDEDDGRFSDRNAFWNGNSTQYGGDNDGK
- the LOC142631647 gene encoding plant UBX domain-containing protein 11 isoform X2, translated to MNKRRMGMSLSSLTFKGSINEAILEAKKQKKLFVVYISGEDVESSRLEESTWTDSNVAESLAKYCIFLHFPGGSTDAAHFSALYPQKSIPCITAIGYNGVQVWQNEGFVDSEDLASSLEKAWLSLHVQETTVTFLTATLASKNSGASTSVSNIASSVEQSSSSTVVPSPLTDGHVQSEEAKPVVISEVIEEKKDHECIVEEKNTELDDKKSSRSYDASKSNSILDGQSSSTEVAKGSPGPVLANVENFRAYDNSSSAEVGSPAPENINDNGSGFPGGSAKLVDTEIKEVEQDEKAEAVNDKQAYALDDFVRDDKPSDVHLNIRLPSGVNLQEKFSVASTLKMVKEYVDENQQSGLGTYDLAIPYPRKVFSGQDLSKSLSELGLLNRQALIVVPHHRATGYHGEASSSSYQTNFTSADSSNGTNGGYFAYVRRILSYMNPFSYLGGGGASSSSSGHESQNGIWQHSPNPTHRNNLAGTVRSYSQYSANQSNSAAGRDDDGKKRQPTTSHFGSNIHTLKHDEDDGRFSDRNAFWNGNSTQYGGDNDGK